A genome region from Hevea brasiliensis isolate MT/VB/25A 57/8 chromosome 9, ASM3005281v1, whole genome shotgun sequence includes the following:
- the LOC110647061 gene encoding uncharacterized protein LOC110647061 has protein sequence MEVLCSYSTTALLLQFNTCRRRSSNLQHRKRLLGMSVKAARRDSSERDYGGRLVDENMITLRMRIREMKMLETSTSSDDDLHQILPSDWMEWEKKHFFNYNKDVCEVLGLLQNYFLNTRPSLALGMLALVALIVPISTGVVLFSALQIAKGIFF, from the coding sequence ATGGAAGTTCTATGCTCCTACTCCACTACTGCTCTTCTTCTCCAGTTTAACACTTGTCGCAGACGATCATCTAATTTGCAGCACCGTAAGAGGCTGCTTGGGATGAGCGTAAAGGCTGCAAGAAGAGATTCGAGTGAAAGAGATTATGGGGGTCGGCTTGTGGATGAAAACATGATCACTCTCCGTATGCGCATTAGAGAGATGAAGATGTTGGAGACAAGCACTTCTAGTGATGATGATCTTCATCAAATATTGCCTTCGGATTGGATGGAGTGGGAGAAGAAACATTTCTTCAACTATAATAAGGATGTTTGTGAAGTTTTAGGGTTATTGCAAAACTATTTCTTGAATACTAGGCCAAGTTTAGCTTTAGGGATGCTTGCACTTGTTGCATTGATTGTGCCTATATCAACTGGAGTAGTCTTGTTTTCTGCTCTGCAGATTGCTAAGGGGattttcttttaa